From the Terriglobia bacterium genome, the window GCCGTTGGTGCTGGGCCGTCTGCAGGACCGTGGCCTGCGTCTGACCACGGCGATGTCTCTGGCGATGCTGGTTTCCGGTGTTCTTTCCGCAACGTTGATCTGGCTTGGGCCGGAAACTCGCGGCCGGGAATTCTCCGCAGACGACAATTAAGGGAATGATCCTGACGATGCTTGCGAGGGTGAGGCGCTCAGTCGAGCCGGACGACCCAACCTTTCAGCTCTCCGGCCGGTGAGGGATATCGTGCAGCAACCAGGGGATCATGTCCCGGTATGACGTGCTCGCGTGAACTCGCCAGCGCATATGCGCGACGGTAGCCTTCGCCGACCTCCGCAAGATTGAACGCCACAGGATAGGGAATTCCACGCTCGATATTGGCGTACAGGTGGGATGCGTCCGATGCGAGGACGACGCTTCCGCGCCGTGTTTCGACCCGGACAATCTGCATACCCATCGTGTGGCCGCCGACATGATGGACACTGAGGCCGGGGGCGACTTCCTCGTCGCCGTTGTGAAAGACCAGGCGTCCAGCGAAGAGCCGGCGGATCATGGCGGAGACGTCTTCGGCATCGAAGGGCCAGCGCATGAAGGCATGCGACATATGGCGGCCCGTGCAGAACTGCATCTCGCGGTCCTGGATGTGAAAGCGGGCGTTAGGGAAGAGGTCGTGGTTTCCGGAGTGATCGTAGTGCATGTGCGTGATGATCACGTCCTCGACCTTGGACGGTTCGATGCCGATCGCGCGCAGGCCGTCCTCGGGACTTTTTATGAATGTACGGCCGCGCTTGCGGGCCGTCGCTTCGTCAAACCCGGTATCGATGACGAAGGTCTGGCTGCCGGACCGGACTGCCCAGACGTAGTAATCGAGCGGCATCGGCGAATCGTCGTGCGGATCCGAGACGA encodes:
- a CDS encoding N-acyl homoserine lactonase family protein, producing the protein MGNWEIYAVRYAHHERTARENFVVSDPHDDSPMPLDYYVWAVRSGSQTFVIDTGFDEATARKRGRTFIKSPEDGLRAIGIEPSKVEDVIITHMHYDHSGNHDLFPNARFHIQDREMQFCTGRHMSHAFMRWPFDAEDVSAMIRRLFAGRLVFHNGDEEVAPGLSVHHVGGHTMGMQIVRVETRRGSVVLASDASHLYANIERGIPYPVAFNLAEVGEGYRRAYALASSREHVIPGHDPLVAARYPSPAGELKGWVVRLD